Proteins from one Pongo abelii isolate AG06213 chromosome 19, NHGRI_mPonAbe1-v2.0_pri, whole genome shotgun sequence genomic window:
- the NMT1 gene encoding glycylpeptide N-tetradecanoyltransferase 1 (The RefSeq protein has 3 substitutions compared to this genomic sequence) has protein sequence MADESETAVKPPAPPLPQMMEGNGNGHEHCSDCENEEDNSYNRGGLSPANDTGAKKKKKKQKKKKEKGSETDSAQDQPVKMNSLPAERIQEIQKAIELFSVGQGPAKTMEEASKRSYQFWDTQPVPKLGEVVNTHGPVEPDKDNIRQEPYTLPQGSTWDALDLGDRGVLKELYTLLNENYVEDDDNMFRFDYSPEFLLWALRPPGWLPQWHCGVRVVSSRKLVGFISAIPANIHIYDTEKKMVEINFLCVHKKLRSKRVAPVLIREITRRIHLEGVFQAVYTAGVVLPKPVGTCRYWHRSLNPRKLIEVKFSHLSRNMTMQRTMKLYRLPETPKTAGLRPMETKDIPVVHQLLTRYLKQFHLTPVMSQEEVEHWFYPQENIIDTFVVENANGEVTDFLSFYTLPSTIMNHPTHKSLKAAYSFYNVHTQTPLLDLMSDALVLAKMKGFDVFNALDLMENKTFLEKLKFGIGDGNLQYYLYNWKCPSMGAEKVGLVLQ, from the exons TGGTTTGAGTCCAGCCAATGACACTGgagccaaaaagaagaaaaagaaacaaaaaaagaagaaagaaaaaggcagtgAGACAGATTCAGCCCAGGATCAGCCTGTGAAG ATGAACTCTTTGCCAGCAGAGAGGATCCAGGAAATACAGAAGGCCATTGAGCTGTTCTCAGTGGGTCAGGGACCTGCCAAAACCATGGAGGAGGCTAGCAAGCGAAGCTACCAGTTCTGGGATACACAGCCCGTCCCCAAGCTGG GCGAAGTGGTGAACACCCATGGCCCCGTGGAGCCTGACAAGGACAATATCCGCCAGGAGCCCTACACCCTGCCCCAGGGCTTCACCTGGGATGCTTTGGACCTGGGCGATCGTGGTGTG CTAAAAGAACTGTACACCCTCCTGAATGAGAACTATGTGGAAGATGATGACAACATGTTCCGATTTGATTATTCCCCGGAGTTTCTTTTGTG GGCTCTCCGGCCACCCGGCTGGCTCCCCCAGTGGCACTGCGGGGTTCGAGTGGTCTCAAGTCGGAAATTGGTTGGGTTCATTAGCGCCATCCCAGCAAACATCCATATCTATGACAC AGAGAAGAAGATGGTAGAGATCAACTTCCTGTGTGTCCACAAGAAGCTGCGTTCCAAGAGGGTGGCTCCAGTCCTGATCCGAGAGATCACCAGGCGGGTTCACCTGGAGGGCATCTTCCAAGCAGTTTACACTGCCGGGGTGGTACTACCAAAGCCCGTTGGCACCTGCAG GTATTGGCATCGGTCCCTAAACCCACGGAAGCTGATTGAAGTGAAGTTCTCCCACCTGAGCAGAAATATGACCATGCAGCGCACCATGAAGCTCTACCGACTGCCAGAG ACTCCCAAGACAGCTGGGCTGCGACCAATGGAAACAAAGGACATTCCAGTAGTGCACCAGCTCCTCACCAGGTACTTGAAGCAATTTCACCTTACGCCCGTCATGAGCCAGGAGGAGGTGGAGCACTGGTTCTACCCCCAGGAGAATATCATCGACACTTTCGTGGTGGAG AACGCAAACGGAGAGGTGACGGATTTCCTGAGCTTTTATACGCTGCCCTCCACCATCATGAACCATCCAACCCACAAGAGTCTCAAAGCTGCTTATTCTTTCTACAACGTTCACACCCAGACCCCTCTTCTAGACCTCATGAGCGACGCCCTTGTCCTCGCCAAAATG AAAGGGTTTGATGTGTTCAATGCACTGGATCTCATGGAGAACAAAACCTTCCTGGAGAAGCTCAAGTTTGGCATAGGGGACGGCAACCTGCAGTATTACCTTTACAATTGGAAATGCCCCAGCATGGGGGCAGAGAAG GTTGGACTGGTGCTACAATAA
- the NMT1 gene encoding glycylpeptide N-tetradecanoyltransferase 1 isoform X3 — protein MADESETAVKPPAPPLPQMMEGNGNGHEHCSDCENEEDNSYNRGGLSPANDTGAKKKKKKQKKKKEKGSETDSAQDQPVKMNSLPAERIQEIQKAIELFSVGQGPAKTMEEASKRSYQFWDTQPVPKLGEVVNTHGPVEPDKDNIRQEPYTLPQGFTWDALDLGDRGVLKELYTLLNENYVEDDDNMFRFDYSPEFLLWALRPPGWLPQWHCGVRVVSSRKLVGFISAIPANIHIYDTEKKMVEINFLCVHKKLRSKRVAPVLIREITRRVHLEGIFQAVYTAGVVLPKPVGTCRYWHRSLNPRKLIEVKFSHLSRNMTMQRTMKLYRLPETPKTAGLRPMETKDIPVVHQLLTRYLKQFHLTPVMSQEEVEHWFYPQENIIDTFVVENANGEVTDFLSFYTLPSTIMNHPTHKSLKAAYSFYNVHTQTPLLDLMSDALVLAKMKGFDVFNALDLMENKTFLEKLKFGIGDGNLQYYLYNWKCPSMGAEKVGLVLQ, from the exons TGGTTTGAGTCCAGCCAATGACACTGgagccaaaaagaagaaaaagaaacaaaaaaagaagaaagaaaaaggcagtgAGACAGATTCAGCCCAGGATCAGCCTGTGAAG ATGAACTCTTTGCCAGCAGAGAGGATCCAGGAAATACAGAAGGCCATTGAGCTGTTCTCAGTGGGTCAGGGACCTGCCAAAACCATGGAGGAGGCTAGCAAGCGAAGCTACCAGTTCTGGGATACACAGCCCGTCCCCAAGCTGG GCGAAGTGGTGAACACCCATGGCCCCGTGGAGCCTGACAAGGACAATATCCGCCAGGAGCCCTACACCCTGCCCCAGGGCTTCACCTGGGATGCTTTGGACCTGGGCGATCGTGGTGTG CTAAAAGAACTGTACACCCTCCTGAATGAGAACTATGTGGAAGATGATGACAACATGTTCCGATTTGATTATTCCCCGGAGTTTCTTTTGTG GGCTCTCCGGCCACCCGGCTGGCTCCCCCAGTGGCACTGCGGGGTTCGAGTGGTCTCAAGTCGGAAATTGGTTGGGTTCATTAGCGCCATCCCAGCAAACATCCATATCTATGACAC AGAGAAGAAGATGGTAGAGATCAACTTCCTGTGTGTCCACAAGAAGCTGCGTTCCAAGAGGGTGGCTCCAGTCCTGATCCGAGAGATCACCAGGCGGGTTCACCTGGAGGGCATCTTCCAAGCAGTTTACACTGCCGGGGTGGTACTACCAAAGCCCGTTGGCACCTGCAG GTATTGGCATCGGTCCCTAAACCCACGGAAGCTGATTGAAGTGAAGTTCTCCCACCTGAGCAGAAATATGACCATGCAGCGCACCATGAAGCTCTACCGACTGCCAGAG ACTCCCAAGACAGCTGGGCTGCGACCAATGGAAACAAAGGACATTCCAGTAGTGCACCAGCTCCTCACCAGGTACTTGAAGCAATTTCACCTTACGCCCGTCATGAGCCAGGAGGAGGTGGAGCACTGGTTCTACCCCCAGGAGAATATCATCGACACTTTCGTGGTGGAG AACGCAAACGGAGAGGTGACGGATTTCCTGAGCTTTTATACGCTGCCCTCCACCATCATGAACCATCCAACCCACAAGAGTCTCAAAGCTGCTTATTCTTTCTACAACGTTCACACCCAGACCCCTCTTCTAGACCTCATGAGCGACGCCCTTGTCCTCGCCAAAATG AAAGGGTTTGATGTGTTCAATGCACTGGATCTCATGGAGAACAAAACCTTCCTGGAGAAGCTCAAGTTTGGCATAGGGGACGGCAACCTGCAGTATTACCTTTACAATTGGAAATGCCCCAGCATGGGGGCAGAGAAG GTTGGACTGGTGCTACAATAA